The DNA region TCGGCATCATCATCTTCGTCAACGCGGTCAAGGGCATCTCCGCTCTCCAACTCGGCCGCGATCTCGACGTGCAGTACAAGACGGCCTATGTGTTGGCGCATAAGCTCCGGGAAGCCATGGCGGCGGAAGTCCGCGGCGTGGTGCTGGGTGGCGACGGCGCCGACGTGGAAGTTGACGGCTGCTATGTCGGTGGTCACGTCCGCCCCGAGAACCGCAAGGAAGACCGGAAGGACCGTCGCCTTGCCGAGAACCAGACGGGCAAGCGTCAGGTAGTTGTCGTGGCCCGTGAGCGTGACGGCCGGACTGTTACCCAGGTGTTCGGCTCGGAAGACGAAAGCGTCGCCTTCATCAAGGCCCGCGTTGATCGCGCCTCCACCGTCCATGCCGATGAAGCCGCCGGTTGGAACAGCCTGCATGCCCGCTTCAACATGAAGCGCATCAACCACCAGGAAGCCTACAGCGCGGATGACGCCTGCACCAACCAAGCGGAGTCCTATTTCGCCCGTCTGCGTCGTGCGGAAGCCGGGCAGTATCACCGGATCGGCGGCAAGTACCTGAACCGCTATGCTGCCGAAATGGCGTGGCGTGAAGACCAGCGCCGGACCAGCAACGGCGAACAGTTCCGAACCGTTGGCTTCCGTGCCGCTGCGCTGCCGCCGTCCGTGGATTGGTCCGGCTACTGGCAGCGCGGCCGGGCGGCTTGAATGCGGCCTTCGTCGCCGATTACCAGATTTCGCGCGCCCGGTGGAAGCAAACATCAGGCCCCGCCAATTCCTTCGCGCACCCGTCCGAGTCGCGCCACGCCACAGTCAAAACACCGCCATCAACGTCAACTACGAGAGAAGTCGGCCCCCCGCTGTTCAGCCGAACGATGTCCCCAATGCGGTGCGGCGGCTCGTTGTCGCGACGAAAGGACTCGGCCGACGCTACAACCACAAGATCTTTTGCCCGGATAGGGCGAGCCTTTGGTGACATTTTATACCCTCTCTGCCATTCTTGGTGCCCCTCTACCAAAGGAGTCGCCAATGCCAGAAGACATCGTAAAAGGGAAAGTTGTGCGTCTAAAGTCTGGTGGGCCAAATATGACCGTCATAAGCGTCGGTCATGACGAAATCCAAGACGAAGTGCTTGCGTATTGCGTCTGGTTCGTTAGCAACGAGGCAAAGTACAACTCTTTTCCTTTGTTTACTCTTGACTTGATGGGGTAACTAGCCCCGCTAAGCCGCCGGGCGACCACAGCCTAGCGATTAGCCTCTAGGCTAGCCAAAACCCGTAACGCCGCAGCAAAGGGCCGCTGGTGAGGCGGCCCTTTCGCTTTGCGCGCGGATTCCGCCAGTGAACGGTTGATTGAAACTTCCATAGCACGAAATCTCACTTGCGCATTTAAAGATATCTGCATGTATCTAGTTTTTTGGTTGGGTGTGTTTGCTACCGAATACCGAATCTTGCTTCAATCAACTCCACGCAGGTCAAAGATTTCCCGGTTCTGTTGCCGGGGAAGGAAGAGCAGGAAAGGATTGTCCAACAGGTCGCCGCATACTCCCTTGCGGAGCGGTCGGCTTCGGACGCATTGGCCCAACTGGCAAAGACCAAAGCAGCCCTCCTGTCCGACCTTCTGACCGGCCGGAAGCGGATCTCCGCCGACGCCTTATCCCCCGCATTATAACGCACGACCACAGGGAGCAGCACCGTGGCCCAGGGCATGGAATGGCACCTCGCCGAGCAACCCACCATCGCCTGCCTTGAGGCCATGGGCTACCGCTTCGTCCCGCCGGAGGAGCATGCCGGTCTGCGGGACGGCGAGAATCAGGTGCTGTTCCGCCCCCACCTCGTCGAGGCCATCCAGCGGATCAACGGCGTCTCCCTGGCCGATGCCCAGGCCGCCTACGCCGACCTCGTGTCGATCACCGACAACGAAGCGTGGCTCAAAAAGCTCCGCGGCGACTTCAGTCGGCCGGTGCAGGGGGAGGCGACGCGGCGGACCCTGCGGGTGGTCGATTTCGCCAACCCGGCCAACAACCGGCTGACCGTCACCCACCAGTTCCGCGTCAAGGCCGAACGGACCCGGATTCCCGACGTGGTGGTTCACCTGAACGGCATCCCGGTGGTGGTGATCGAGTGCAAGAGCCCGATCAATTCCAAGGACAAGACCGGCGAGGCGTTCGACCAGATCCGGCAGTATGAGCGGGACATCCCCCGGTTGTTCCTGTCCAACGTCTTCAACCTCGTCACCGACGGCACCAACTGCCTCTACGGCTCCACCGGCAGCCCGTCGAAGTTCTTCGCGGCGTGGCGGGACCCGTGGCCCCGCCAGGAGGCCGACTTCACCGACGAATTGTCCAAGGGGCTGTGGTGCCTGCTGGAGCCGTCCCGCTTGCTCGACCTGATCGCCCACTTCGTGGTGTTCGAGAAGACCGAGGAGGGCATCGTCAAGAAGATGTGCCGCTACCAGCAGTTCCGGGCGGTCAACAAGATCGTCGAGCGGGTGGTGGAGAACCGGCACCGGCGGGGGCTGGTGTGGCACACCCAGGGGTCGGGCAAGTCGCTGACCATGGCCTTCGCCGCCCTGAAGCTGAAGACCCACCGGACGGTGGAGTCGCCCGAACTGACCAACCCCAACATCCTGGTGCTGACCGACCGGGTGGATCTGCACACCCAAATCACCACCACCTTCATCGCCTGCGGCCTGCCGAACCCGACCGACATCGGCAGCATCCGCGATCTGCGGACCCTGATGGACGGCAAGACGGACGGGTTGATGGCCCTTTCGACCATCTTCAAGTTCCAGGGGTCCGAAGAGGCGGTCGCGAACTCCGCCACCTGGATCGTCATGGTGGACGAGGCCCACCGCACCCAGGAAAAGGACCTCGGGGCCTTCCTGCGGAAGACTCTGCCCGACGCCCGCTTCTTCGGCTTCACCGGCACGCCGATCAAGAAGGACGACAAGGATACCTACGCCAACTTCGGCGTGGTCGGCGAAGGCTATCTCGACAAGTACGGCATCGACGACGCCGTGGCCGACGGGGCGACGGTGCCGATCTACTACACCGGCCGCAAGACCGACTGGCATATCGACGAGGCCAAGATCGACATCCTGTTCGACCAGTGGTTCGCCGACCTGCCCGACGACAAGCTTGCGGAACTGAAGAAGCGGGGCGTGACGGTCGCCGATCTGGTCAAGCACCCGAGGCGGATCGCCCTGATCGCCTACGACATCTGGACCCACTTCAAGGAATACGCCCGCCCCGACGGCTTCAAGGCCCAGATCGTCGCCTTCGACCGCGAGGCGGTCATCCTCTACAAGCGGGCCTTGGATGCGGTCATCGCCGCCGATCTGGCCGCCGAGGGCATGCCCATCGAAGACGCCCAGGCGATGGCGGCGGACATGTCGGCCTGCGTCTACTCGTCGTCGCAGGAGGACGCGAAGCCGAGCGAGGACGCGTACACCCAGTCGATCCGCGACGGCCTTGTCGCCCACTATCTGGACGACAAGGCCGAGATCGATGTGAAGAAGGCGTTCGGCAAGAAGGGCGTCCGGCCGGATTTCCTGATCGTCTGCGACAAGCTGCTGACCGGGTTCGACGCCCCCGTCGAGTCCGTCATGTATCTCGACAAGCCGCTGAAGGAGCACGGCCTGCTCCAGGCCATCGCCCGTACCAACCGGGTCGCCGACGCCCGCAAACGAAACGGGCTGATCGTCGATTACATCGGCGTGTCCGCTCATCTGGACAGGGCTCTCGCCTCCTACCGGGCCGACGATGTCCGCAACGCCATGCGGGATCTGGACGACCTCCGCAACCAGCTTCGGGCCGCCCACGCCGCCGTGCTCCACATGATGAAGGGGGTGAAGCGGGCCGGCGGGCGACTGGACAAGGACAGCCTGAAGGCCGAGTTCGACCAGCTTGTCGCCCGGCTGAAACCCGACGAGACCCAGTGGATCGAGTTCCGCAAGGCGGCCCGCGAGTTCATCGGCCTGTACGAGGCCGTCAGCCCGGACCCCTGCGTGCTGGAGTTCACCGCCGACCTGAAATGGGTGGCCCTGTTCCTCCAGTACGCCACCCAGGCCATCGAGAAGCGGGAGGCGTTCGACCAGCGGTCCTACAGCCGTAAGATCCGCGACATGCTGGAACGCCACCTCGACGCCACCGGGCTGAGCGTGACGGTGAAGCTCCGCCACATCACCGATCCGGAGTTCTGGGAGGACTTCAAGGTCGAGGGCAAGACGGAGGACGACCTCAAGACGGCGGCGATCCGCAAGACCACCGAACTCCGCAAGGTCGTCTACGAGCGGCTGGGCCAGAACGCCCACCAGTACGGCAAATTCTCCGACCGGCTGCGGGAGTTGCTGGAGAAGTTGGAGGGTGCCCAGCTTTCCTGGGCCGACACGCTGAGTAAGTTGCAGGATCTCGCCAAGGACCTGGAAGCCGAGGCGACCGCCCATGAGGAGGCCGGGATGTCGCAGGGGGCATATGGCATTCTCCAGGTCCTCCTAGCCTTCCACGCGGGGGATGGAGCGGATGGGCTGGCGGAGCGGATCGCCGCCCTCTATGAGGATGATGCGACCGCCCCGCGACTGTGGCAGGAGAAGGAGGGGCTGCGGCGGTCGCTGCGACAGCAGGTCCGCGGCTTGGCCCACGAATTCGGCCTGGGGAACCTCAAGGAGGTCTCCGAGCAGGTCGAGGAGTTCGCCCTCAAGCAGTTCGCCAAGGTCTGATCCATGCCCATGCTGACGGTCGGCAGCGTCGAGATCCCCTACGTCCTGCGTCGCTCCGACGCGGCGACGCGGGCACGCATCACCGTCACCCCCGACAGCGTCGAGGTGGTCGTGCCCACCGCCGCCACCGAGGACGAGATTGCCGGGGTGCTCCACCGCCGCAGGGCATGGCTGTACGAGCAGACCCGCCACATGGCCGAGCGGATGGCCCGCTCCAATGCCGTCCGGCGGTTCGTCAGCGGGGCCAAGATCCCCTACCGCGGCCGGCTCATGCGGCTGCGGGTCGAGCCCTGCGACGACACGCTGGTGAGTGTCGCCTACCGCAACGGCTTCCTGGTCGGCTGCCCGCGGTCCGTGGCTCCCGCCTCCCACGACGACCTGATCGAGTCGGCCTTGCGGCTGTGGCTGAGGAAGCGGCTCCGCCAGGATGTCGCCGACCTCGTCCGCCGACACGGCGAGCCGAACGGGCTGAAGCCCAGAGATGTCCGGGTCAAGGACCAGAAGCATGTCTGGGGAAGCTGCGGGATCGACCGCGTCGTAAACCTGAACTGGCAGTTGGTCTTCGCCCCCCGGACGGTGCTGGAATACGCGGTGGTCCATGAACTCTGCCACCTGCGGCACCGCACCCACGACCGGGCCTTCTGGGGGCTGGTCGGAACCATCCTGCCGGACTGGGAGGCCAGGAAGGCATGGCTGGACCAGAACGAGCATTTCCTGACGCTGCGACGCGTGGAGCCGACCTGATGGCCATTCCCGATTTCCAGACCTTGATGCTCCCCGTGCTGAAGATCGCCGCCGGGGGTGGCGAGGTCCGCATCCGCGACGTAGTGGACATTCTTGCGGACGAGTTTGCCCTGACCGACGAGGAGCGGGCTCATCGCGTGCCGTCGAAACAACAGACGACCTTTGGCAACCGCGTGAGTTGGGCAAAGAGCTATCTCAGCAAAGCCGGGTTGGTCGAACTGACCCGACGAGCACATTTCCGTATCACCGAGACCGGCCGACAGGTGCTGAACTCGCCCCCTGACCGGATCACTGTCCGGTTCCTGGAGCAGTTTCCAGCCTTTAAGGAAGCACGTGAAGGCGAGGCCGAGGCGGTGGCGGCCACCGAGACCGTACTGCCGGTTGCCGACAACCCGCTCACCCCCGATGAGGTGATGCGTCAAGCCCACGCCCGAATCGAGGCGTCGCTGGCCGACGAAATCCTTCAGCGTGTCCAATCCGGAACGCCCGCGTTCTTCGAGAAGACGGTGGTCCGCCTGCTGATCACCATGGGCTATGGCGGGTCGGTGACGGAACTGGACAAGGCTTTGGTCGGGAAGTCCGGCGACGACGGCGTGGACGGTGTCATCGACCAGGACCCGCTCGGGTTGGACCGGGTCTATGTCCAGGCCAAGCGGTACGCCGACGGCAACACCGTCGGGGCAGGGGCGATCCGCGACTTCTTCGGCAGCCTGAACCTGTTCAAGGCGACCAAGGGACTATTCGTTACCACCTCCGCCTTCACCACGTCGGCCAGGGAGACGGCCGACCGGCTCGGCACCCGCATCGTGTTGATCGATGGAATCCAACTGGCCAAGCTCATGATCCGGCACGAGGTCGGATGCAGGATCGAGGAGACCCTGCACATCAAGAGAGTGGACGAGGACTTCTTCGAATAACAGCCGGGCCTACGCCGGGAACGGGGCGAGCATCAGGTGGACAAGGTCCAGTTCCGGGTAGCGGACTTTGGAGATGGCCTCCAGAAGGGTAGATGCCCGGAACCCCCGACCGTAGAACTCGGCACTTTCCGAGCCCATGTCGCCGTTGTCGCCGGCCCAACCGCCAAGGGCCAGGGCAAGCTCACGGTCGACCCGAGCCTCCCGGAGAGCATCCCGGAAGTTGTGTCGGAAGCTATGGAAGCAAGTCCGGCCAGCCGACGCCCCCGCCTTCTGGAGGAACCGCCGGAACCACTTCGAGAATACATCGGAGTAATATCCGGTTTTTGCCGGAAGTAGTTCCGGAAACAGTTTGGCGTTCCTCTTCCGCCGCTGCTCGCTGACGTACTCATCGAATCCCGCCGCAAGCAGCGTGGGGTGGACCGGGATAACCCGCTCGCTGCTGCCGGTCTTGAGCCGCTTGTCGTCGGTTCCCTTGATCGCCTCAGCCGTGACCACGAAGCACAGGGTGCCGTCGATCACCCGGACATCCTCGGTGTTCATCTGGCAGATCTCGTTGAGCCGCATGCCCGAAAACAAGCCGATCAGCGGCACCCAGAAGCGTCCCCGCCGGGGACGGGCGTCTCCCGGCTTGGCGTAG from Azospirillum thiophilum includes:
- a CDS encoding M48 family metallopeptidase — protein: MPMLTVGSVEIPYVLRRSDAATRARITVTPDSVEVVVPTAATEDEIAGVLHRRRAWLYEQTRHMAERMARSNAVRRFVSGAKIPYRGRLMRLRVEPCDDTLVSVAYRNGFLVGCPRSVAPASHDDLIESALRLWLRKRLRQDVADLVRRHGEPNGLKPRDVRVKDQKHVWGSCGIDRVVNLNWQLVFAPRTVLEYAVVHELCHLRHRTHDRAFWGLVGTILPDWEARKAWLDQNEHFLTLRRVEPT
- a CDS encoding IS1595 family transposase, which codes for MSQHFLMSSAARTVSMKQVARMTDGEARALFRQIRWPDTKGAAVCPYCDCRKCYEYTTRNVFKCKACRRQFSETSGTLFASRKLPIRDYLIGIIIFVNAVKGISALQLGRDLDVQYKTAYVLAHKLREAMAAEVRGVVLGGDGADVEVDGCYVGGHVRPENRKEDRKDRRLAENQTGKRQVVVVARERDGRTVTQVFGSEDESVAFIKARVDRASTVHADEAAGWNSLHARFNMKRINHQEAYSADDACTNQAESYFARLRRAEAGQYHRIGGKYLNRYAAEMAWREDQRRTSNGEQFRTVGFRAAALPPSVDWSGYWQRGRAA
- a CDS encoding restriction endonuclease gives rise to the protein MAIPDFQTLMLPVLKIAAGGGEVRIRDVVDILADEFALTDEERAHRVPSKQQTTFGNRVSWAKSYLSKAGLVELTRRAHFRITETGRQVLNSPPDRITVRFLEQFPAFKEAREGEAEAVAATETVLPVADNPLTPDEVMRQAHARIEASLADEILQRVQSGTPAFFEKTVVRLLITMGYGGSVTELDKALVGKSGDDGVDGVIDQDPLGLDRVYVQAKRYADGNTVGAGAIRDFFGSLNLFKATKGLFVTTSAFTTSARETADRLGTRIVLIDGIQLAKLMIRHEVGCRIEETLHIKRVDEDFFE
- a CDS encoding type I restriction endonuclease subunit R translates to MAQGMEWHLAEQPTIACLEAMGYRFVPPEEHAGLRDGENQVLFRPHLVEAIQRINGVSLADAQAAYADLVSITDNEAWLKKLRGDFSRPVQGEATRRTLRVVDFANPANNRLTVTHQFRVKAERTRIPDVVVHLNGIPVVVIECKSPINSKDKTGEAFDQIRQYERDIPRLFLSNVFNLVTDGTNCLYGSTGSPSKFFAAWRDPWPRQEADFTDELSKGLWCLLEPSRLLDLIAHFVVFEKTEEGIVKKMCRYQQFRAVNKIVERVVENRHRRGLVWHTQGSGKSLTMAFAALKLKTHRTVESPELTNPNILVLTDRVDLHTQITTTFIACGLPNPTDIGSIRDLRTLMDGKTDGLMALSTIFKFQGSEEAVANSATWIVMVDEAHRTQEKDLGAFLRKTLPDARFFGFTGTPIKKDDKDTYANFGVVGEGYLDKYGIDDAVADGATVPIYYTGRKTDWHIDEAKIDILFDQWFADLPDDKLAELKKRGVTVADLVKHPRRIALIAYDIWTHFKEYARPDGFKAQIVAFDREAVILYKRALDAVIAADLAAEGMPIEDAQAMAADMSACVYSSSQEDAKPSEDAYTQSIRDGLVAHYLDDKAEIDVKKAFGKKGVRPDFLIVCDKLLTGFDAPVESVMYLDKPLKEHGLLQAIARTNRVADARKRNGLIVDYIGVSAHLDRALASYRADDVRNAMRDLDDLRNQLRAAHAAVLHMMKGVKRAGGRLDKDSLKAEFDQLVARLKPDETQWIEFRKAAREFIGLYEAVSPDPCVLEFTADLKWVALFLQYATQAIEKREAFDQRSYSRKIRDMLERHLDATGLSVTVKLRHITDPEFWEDFKVEGKTEDDLKTAAIRKTTELRKVVYERLGQNAHQYGKFSDRLRELLEKLEGAQLSWADTLSKLQDLAKDLEAEATAHEEAGMSQGAYGILQVLLAFHAGDGADGLAERIAALYEDDATAPRLWQEKEGLRRSLRQQVRGLAHEFGLGNLKEVSEQVEEFALKQFAKV